The window CCCCGCGCCCCTGCTGCTGCTCGCCGGCGCGGTCCTCGCCGACCTGATCGCCGGCGTCGCCGCGATCCTGGTCACCGGCAGTGTCACCGCGCAGACCTCGGCCTTCCACGAGATGGTCTTCATGGCCAGTTACGTGCTGCTCGGCCTGGCCGTCCTGCATCCGGCCGCCCCGCTGATCGCCCGCCCCGGCCCGGTCCCCCCGGACCGCCTCCGAGCCGGCCGGGTCATCCTGCTCACCGCCGCCGTGACGGTCGTGCCCACCGTCTCCGGCATCCGCGAGATCCTCGACATCCGCGGCGACGCCGCTCTGCTCACCGTCGGCAACCTGCTGATCGTCGTACTGGTCGCGTTCCGGGTCGCGCGTCTCGGCCGGCAGCGTGCGGAAGCCGAACACCAGCTCCGCCACCAGGCCACCCACGACCTGCTGACCGGCCTGCCCAACCGCGCCGAACTGTGGCATCACCTCGACGCCGCCCTCGCCGCCGAACAGCGCGCCGGCCGCCCGTCGGTGGTGCTGCTGTTCTGTGACCTGAACGGCTTCAAACAGGTCAACGACCGTCTCGGCCACCTGGCCGGCGACCAGTTGCTCACCGAGGTCGCGGCCCGGATGCGCACGTCCGGCGCGTTCATCGCCCGATACGGCGGCGACGAGTTCGTCCTGCTCTGCGACGACCCGGACCAGGCCGCCGCGGCTCACCGCCTCACCACCCACCTACACGGTGCTCTGGCCCCACCGATCCTGGTGGCCGGCGAACACGTCCGGGTGGGCGCCAGCATCGGCGCCGTCCTCTCCGACAAGACCTTGGACGCCGACGAACTGATCCGTCGTGCCGACTCGGCCATGTACACCGAGAAAGCGACCCGCCGAGCCGCCTGACGCCCACCTCGCGCCCGGTCGCTCGTCGCGCCCCGGTCAGAGCTCGAACAGCTCCCGCATCGC of the Actinoplanes sichuanensis genome contains:
- a CDS encoding GGDEF domain-containing protein, whose translation is MTRYSGMAAFLVVGIAGTAAVPAVSSSGRLWLFLVMGVLDAAGAGWLLRRVPRGDRLPYVLLLLGAVWMVASTVTSLAGVTTSVGDLVLAVSNLHMLAAAVALVLRRGRNDIGGLLDAGVAAIVVAALLWTLLLQPSLDAAGIALSLQTTMLATVLLLSGVLGMLIRVLHTSRPRPAPLLLLAGAVLADLIAGVAAILVTGSVTAQTSAFHEMVFMASYVLLGLAVLHPAAPLIARPGPVPPDRLRAGRVILLTAAVTVVPTVSGIREILDIRGDAALLTVGNLLIVVLVAFRVARLGRQRAEAEHQLRHQATHDLLTGLPNRAELWHHLDAALAAEQRAGRPSVVLLFCDLNGFKQVNDRLGHLAGDQLLTEVAARMRTSGAFIARYGGDEFVLLCDDPDQAAAAHRLTTHLHGALAPPILVAGEHVRVGASIGAVLSDKTLDADELIRRADSAMYTEKATRRAA